The sequence CGGCCGCCCGCCGGCGACCGGTGCAGTTCGGTCGCCGCAACCCGAATCGCCTCGAGGTGGAAGCGGGCCTGGTGCCTGGGGACCGCGTGATCGTGTCCTCCTACGCCACCTTCATCGACGTCGATCGACTGCAGATCGAACGCTAACCCAACAACCTGACCAGAGGATTAGGCATGATCGAATTACACGACGTAAGCAAGGTCTACCGCACCAGTACCGTGGAAACCACGGCGCTGCGCAACGTGAGCGTCGATGTGGGCGCGGGTGAGTTCATCGCCATCATGGGCCCCTCGGGCTGCGGCAAGTCCACCCTGCTGAACGTGCTCGGCATGCTCGACTCGCCGAGCAGTGGTCGCTACGTTTTCGATGGCGAAGATGTCGCCGGCTACGGCGAGGGTCGCCTGGCGCAGCTGCGTAAGCGCAGCATCGGCTTCATCTTCCAGAGCTTCAACCTGGTCGACGAGCTCACCGTGGCGGAGAACGTCATGCTCCCGTTGCTGTACCAGAAGGTGCCCGCGCGTGAACGGCGCCAGCGCGTGCAGACGGTGCTCGAGAAGATCAATATCGCGCATCGGGCGGACCATCGCCCGCAGCAGCTCTCGGGCGGTCAGCAGCAGCGCGTGGCCGTCGCCCGCGTGGTGGTGACCAACCCCAAGCTCATCCTCGCCGACGAGCCCACGGGCAACCTCGACAGCGCCAACGGCGAAGAAGTGCTGAACCTCCTCAACCAGCTCAACGAGGAGGGCACCACGATCATCATGGTCACCCACGACGCCACCCACGCCAACCACGCGAGCCGCACGGTGCACATGCTCGACGGCAGCGTGCTGGCGGAGAACGTGGTGCCGGCGCCGCGCCACGGCAGGGAGGTGGCCCATGCTTGACAACTACCTGCGGGTGGCCTGGCGACACATCGCCGGCAACCCCCTGTTCAGCGCCATCAACGTGATCGGCCTCGCCATCGGCCTCGCCTCGTGCATCGTCATCACGCTCTTCGTGCGCTACGAGCTCAGCTACGACAAGCATTGGGTGGATGCCGAACGCACCCATCGCGTCGTACGTGATTTTTACGGCAACAACCTACGCCTGGCTGCGGTGGCGCCGCCGATCGGGCCGCTGCTTCAGCAAGACTTCCCCGAGGTCGAAGACCAGGTTCGTATGCTCGTCCCAGGGCAGGTGACCCTGACCGTCGACGGCGAGCCGCGGGTCGAGAACCACATGGTGGTGGCGGATACGCACGCCATCGACTTCCTCGGGCTCGAGGTGCTGGAGGGGGATGCTGCCTCGGCGCTCGCGAGTCCCACCTCCCTGGTGATGACCCGTCGCGGCGCCGAGCGCTACTTCGGCAGTGAGCCGGCGGTCGGCAAGACGCTGCAGCTGATGGGGCGCCTGGAGCTCACGGTCACGGCGGTGATCGAGGATCTGCCGCCGAACACGCACATGGCCTTCGAGATGCTCGCCTCGATCACGGCCGTGCCACTGCTGCTGGGCGAGGATCAACTCGAGAACTGGGGCAGCAACAACTACTACACCTACCTGCGCTTGCAATCGGGCACCTCGCCGGAGGCCCTCGAGGAACGCTTCCCCAGCTTCCTGATCAAGCATCTCGGGGAGAACGCCAACGACGGCACTGGCCTCGAGCTGCAGGCAATCGGCGACATTCACCTACACTCCAACCGCGACGCCGAGTGGCGAGCTAACGGCAGCATCAACAACGTCTACACGTTCTCGGCGGTGGCCCTGTTCGTGCTGCTCATCGCGTGCATCAACTTCATGAACCTCACCACGGCGCTGTCGACCCAGCGCGCAAAGGAGGTGGGCGTGCGCAAGGTGATCGGCGCCTCGCGCGGCCAGCTGGTGGCCCAGTTCCTGGGCGAGTCGATCTTGCTCACGGCCCTCGCCATGCTGTTAGCCGTCGCGCTGGTGGAACTCACCCTGCCGCTCTTCGCGAGCTTCGTCGAAAGGCCGTTGGAAATCGACCTGCTGAGCCCGAACGCGCTGCTGGCGCTGGTGGGTGGGACGTTACTGGTAGGGGTGTTCGCAGGGAGTTACCCGGCGCTGTTCCTGTCCCAGTTCCGTCCGGCCCAGGTGCTCAAGGGGCGGGATGCCTCGACCGGGTCGAACCTCTTGCGTCGCGTGCTCGTCGTGTTTCAGTTCGCCACGTCCATTGCCCTGCTCATCGCCACCGGCGTGGTGATGTTGCAGATGCAGTACGCCCGCAACCTCGACCTCGGCTACGACAAGTCCCGCAATCTCACCAGCGGACTGCCGTTCTTCGCTCCCCTGTGGGAGCTCTACGAGCCGATGAAGCAGGCCCTCGAGGCTCACCCCGACATCGAGTCGGCGGTGTACAGCTCGCGCGTGCCGGGCATGCAGAACCTCGATGGCGGCGGCTACGTGGGGCCGGACGTGCAGTTCACGCGTGAGAACGTCATGGCCATCGCCGACCTCAAGGTGGACTACCAGTGGTTCGACCACTACGACATCGAGTTCCTCGCCGGCGGCACCTTCCTCGAGAGCCAACGGCGGGTGGAAGCACCGACGCCGGAGAACCCGGTGACGCAGGGTGGCGCCGTGCTCAACGAGTCTGCCGCGCGCCGCTTTGGGTGGTCGCCGGAGGAGGCCGTGGGTCAGGTGATCCGTTCGGCGGCCGACGCTGACCTCACGATGTTCATCGAGCGCGAAGTGATGGGCGTGATCCCAGACATCCACTTCTCCTCGCTCCACCACGAGATCAAGGCCACCGTGTTCGCCGAGCCCAACACGGGCTACGGGCGCTCGATCTCGGTGAAGATCGCCCCGGGCGACCCGGCATCGGCGATCGCGCACTTCGAGGATGTGTGGCGTCGACTGGTGCCGAACACCCCGCCCGAGTGGGAGTTTCTCGATCAGCGCTTCGACGCCCTCTATCGGGGCGAGGGGCGCCAGGCACAGATGTTCGCCACCTTCTCGGGCCTAGCGATCTTCGTCGCCACCCTGGGACTCTTCGGTCTGGCCGCCTTCACCACCGACCGGCGGACCAAAGAGATCGGCGTGCGCAAGGTCATGGGCGCGGGGGTCGGCGACATCGTGCTGCTGCTGACGGGCGATTTCAGTCGCTTGGTGCTGCTTGCGAACCTGATCGCTTGGCCCGTGGCGTGGTTCTTCATGAACGACTGGCTGACGCGCTTTGTCTATCGCGTGCCCACCCTCGACTGGGCGTGGCTGTTCGTCGCTAGTGGGCTCGCTGCCCTGGTGGTGGCGACGTTGACGGTGGGGTTGCAGGCGAGTCGGGCGGCGATGGCAAGGCCCGTGTTGGCGCTGCGCTACGAGTAACGAACGGCGGAGGGCGGGACCTGGGAGTGGTGGGTCCCGCCTGCGCGCTCAGTGACGTTCGAGGAAGTCGAACAGGATCTCGCAGAAGGCGATCTTCTGCTCCCGACCAGCCACCACGTGGGCCACGTCCTCCATGGTCACCGCCTCCACGTTCGGGAGCAGCGCCTCGATCACGCCCGTGTAGCGCGGGCTCGTCACCATGTCTCGCGCCGCGTGAATCACGAGCGTCGGCGCCTGCACCTGCGGCAGCAGTTCGCGCACGTCGTGGGAGACGCACGCGTCGATCAGGCGGCCGTGCGTGACCTCGCGCCCGCGCAGCTCGCTCCAAGGCCCGTCCGGGTGTACCAGGCGACCGCGGTTCTCGTTGTAGAACTCCGGCAGGAAGGACATGAAGCAGACGAAGCGCTGGAAGGCCTCGAAGCCTTGCTTCACGTGCACGTCTAAGAACATGTTGAGCTGGTCCGTGAGGTAGTCGTCGACGGCGGCCCAGCAGCCCATGTTGACCATGGAGCGGACCAGGTCGGGTCGTGCGATGGCCACGCGCTGGGCGATACATGCGCCCATGCCAACCAACCCCACGAAGTGCACGCGGCGCCAGCCGAGGTGGTCGAGGAGGCCGATCACATCCTCTGCGTGCAACTCCATCGTGGCGGGGATGGTGGGGTCGTCGGAAGACTCGCCGATGCCGCGGTAGTCGATGATCAGGGTCTGGTAGCGATCGGTGAGGCCGCGGGCAAGGTTGCCCGTGTTGCCGTGGCAGTAGGTGCCCCAGCCGCCCATGCAGATGGCGGGATCGCCCTCCCCATGGATCTCGTAGTACATGTCGTGGCCGTTGATGTGCACGCTGGGCATGGTCTTGGCGCTCCCGGTTAGATGATGCCGTCGGCCTGCAGGGCAGACCGGCGTTGGGCGTCGAGGCCGAGGAGGTCGCCGTAGACCTCGTCGTTGTGCTCGCCGAGGGCGGCGCCGGCGAAGCGGATGCCGCCGGGGGTGGCCGAGAGCTTGGGCGCCACGTTTTGCATGGCGATCTCGCCGAAGCTCGGGTGGGCGAGGCGGATGATGGCGTCGCGGGCTTTGAAGTGGGCGTCTTCGAGCATTTCGGGCGCGCGGTAAATTCGACCGTTAGGTACGCTGTGTTCGTTCAGTAGATCTTCCAGACTCTTGCCGTCGAGGGTGCGGGTCCAGTCGGCGATGAGGTTGTCGAGTTCCTCCTGATGCTCGCCGCGGGCGTTGTGGGAGACGTAGCGTTCGTCCTCCGCGAGTTCCGGGCGGCCCATGGCGGCGGAGAGGCGGGTGAAGACGGAGTCCTGGTTGGCGGCGATCAGGTGTTCGCCGTCGCTCGTGGGGTAGACGTTGGACGGGGCGACGTTCGGCAGAATGGCGCCGGTGCGCTCGCGTACGAAGCCCGTGGCGTCGAACTCGGAGATCAGCGACTCCATCACGTTGAGCACGGCTTCATAGATCGCCGAGTCCACCACCTGGCCTTCGCCGGTGACGTGGCGGTGGTGGAGGGCGGAGAGGGCGCCGACGCAGGCGAAGGTGGCGGCCAGCGTGTCGCCGATGCTGATGCCCATGCGGCTCGGCGGACGATCCGGGCTACCTACCACGTAGCGTAGGCCGCCCATGGCCTCGCCGATGGCGCCGTATCCCGCACGAGCGGCGTAGGGGCCCGACTGGCCGTAGCCGGTGACGCGCACGAGGATCAGTCCCGGGTTGACCGCCTTCAGGGCGTCGTAGCTGAGGTTCCACCGCTCCAGTGTGCCCGGGCGGAAGTTCTCCACCAGGAAGTCGGACTTCTCGACCAGCGAGAGGATCAGCTCCTGGCCGGCCCTCTCGCGGGCGTTGAGGGTGATGCACTTCTTGTTGCGCGAGACGACGGGCCACCACAGGGATTCGCCGTTCGCCTTCTCTCGGCCCCAGTCGCGCATGGGATCGCCGCGGCCCGGCTGCTCGAGCTTGATCACCTCGGCGCCGAAATCCCCGAGCAGCTGGCCGCAGAAAGGCCCGGCGAGCAGTTGCCCCATCTCGAGGGCGCGCAGTCCAGCGAGCGGACCGAAGGGGGCGGCGGGGCTGTCCGACATAAGAAGCATTCCTTGTTGGCTGTCGCCAAAGCAGGGGGGATATGCCAGGATTGTATCCAACCTGCCTCGTTTCAGCGATGCTACGCGGGCTTACGAGATCAAATTCTTCAGATCGTATACAATGAGATGCCGCCTCTATCCGAATAGGAGCTGACCGGGGGCGTCCGTACGGGGGCGTATTGAGCAGCAACGCGAGCCAACCGCGGCAGCGCGTGGAGATCGTGGAAGTGGGGCCGCGCGACGGCATCCAGAGCCAACCCACGCTGCTGAGCACCGAGCAAAAATTGACGTTCGTCGAACGGCTGATCAGCGCAGGGGTGCGCAGAATTGAGGTCGCTAGCTTCGTCAATCCCAAACGCGTGCCGCAGATGGCAGACGTGGATGAGTTACTCGCCCGTCTGCCACGCCCCCCGGGCGTACGTTACCTGGGCCTGGTGCTGAACGAGCGCGGCTACGAGCGCGCCCTTGCCACGCAGATCCATGAAGTGAACTGCGTGGTGGTCGCTACCGACACTTTCAATCAACGCAACCAACGCGTGACCACCCAGGAGAGCCTGGAAGCCGTCGGCCGCATCGCGCAGGCCGCGGCGCGCGATGGCGTAACCTGTGGCGTCACCATCGGCGCTGCTTTCGGCTGCCCCTTTGAGGGCGAAGTCTCCCCGCCGCGCGTCGTGGACCTGGTGAAAGCGCTGGAAGACTACGGCGTGGCCGAGGTCGCCCTAGCGGATACGATCGGTGTGGCGGCACCCAGTGATGTGAGCCATATGCTCGACCTGCTGGCCCAAGCCGGCTCGCCGCCGCCGCGATGCCATTTCCATAACACGCGCAACACGGGTTTGGCCAACGCCTACGCGGCCCTCGAAGCCGGCGTGCGCGCCCTGGATGCGAGCTGCGGTGGCGTGGGCGGCTGCCCCTTTGCGCCCGCCGCCACAGGCAATATCGGAACGGAAGATGTGCTGTACATGATCGACCGCATGGGCTTCGATGCGCGGATCGACATCGAGGGCATCATGGACACGACCCGCTGGCTGGGCGACATTCTCGACGCGACCATGCCGGCCATGGTCACGCGTGCAGGGGTGTTTCCCGCGCCGCCCGCGGCCTGAGGACGATGAGCAGCATTCACCCGCGCGGCGACCCGTGTCGTCGCGCACCGGTCGGCGTTCAGCGTCGACCGATACGACTAGGAGAGGGCGATGAGTTATCGGTTGGGAGTGGACGTCGGGGGAACCTTTACCGACGTGCTGTTGATCGACGAGCGATCCAGCCAGATTCATACAGCCAAGGTGCCATCGACACCGGCCGATTCCTCCATCGGCGTGCTCAACGGAATCAACAAGGTCTGCGAAAAATCGGGGGTGGACCCCACGGCGATTTCGCACGTCATGCACGGCACGACCGTCGCCACCAACACGGTGCTCACGCGCACCGGGGCTCGCGTGGGCCTCATCACCACCAAGGGCTACCGTCAGGTGCTGCAGATCGCACGCTCCTACGTGCCCGGTGGCCTCGGCGGATGGGTGATCTTCAACAAGCCTGAGCCGCTCGCGCCCCTGGAGCTGACGCGCGAGGCTGACGAGCGTACGTCCGCCAGCGGTGAGATCGTCGATCCGCTGCAGGAGGACTCGCTGCGCACGTCGCTGCAGGAGCTCAAGGCCAAGGGCATCGAGGCGCTCACGGTCTCGCTGATCAACTCCTTCGCCAACGACACGCACGAGAAGCGCATTCGCGAGATCGCTCACGAGGAGATGCCGGGGATTCCCGTGTCCATCTCTGCCGAAGTGATCCCGGAGATGCAGGAGTATGAGCGTACGGTGACCACGGTGGCGAATAGCTACGTGAGGCCAAAGGTCGCAGCCTACGTCAAGAACTTGAGCGACGAGCTCGCCAAGCAGATGAACGATGTGAAGCTCCACATCCTGCGTTCGGACGGTGGCCTCGCCTCCGCCAAGGCGTCCCAGGAGCTGCCCGTGAGCCTGCTCATGTCCGGCCCCGCCGGCGGCGTGACCGGCGCCGTGTGGATCGCGGGGCAGGGCGGCTACAAGAACCTGCTGACCCTCGACATGGGTGGCACCTCCACGGACGTGGCGCTGGTGAGCGAAGGCGCTGCCCAGCTGCGCCGCGAGACGAGCGTGGACGACGTGACCGTGCGTGCTTCTTCCGTCGATGTGCGCACCGTCGGTGCCGGCGGCGGCTCGATCGCCCACGTGCCCGAACTGACCAAAGCCCTACGCGTAGGGCCCGCATCTGCCGGTGCCGATCCCGGCCCCGCCGCTTATAAAAGGGGCGGCGAGGAGCCGACGGTGACCGACGCCAACGTGGTGCTCGGCTACCTCCCGAGCGACTCACGGCTTGGCGGCGACATGGAGATCAGCCGCGAGCTCGCCGAGAAGGCCGTACAGAAGGTGGCCGACGCGCTGGACCTGCCGCTAAAGAAGGCGGCCGCCGGCATCATCGATATCGTTAACGAGAACATGTTCGGCGCCCTGCGCCTGGTATCGGTGGAGCAGGGGCATGACCCACGCGACTACGCCCTGATCGCCTTCGGCGGGGCCGGGCCCTTACATGCGAATGCCCTGGGCAAGCTGATGTCGTCCTGGCCGGTGATCATCCCGCCGGGCCCGGGCGTGCTGTGTGCGTACGGTGACGCCACCACGAGCGTACGTGATGAAGCGTCGCGAACCTTCATCCGTCGCTTCTCCGAAACCTCCCCGCAGGAGGTGGTCGATATCCTCGAAGAGTTGGGCGAGCAGGCCGCCGCGTCACTGGACGCGGAGAACGTGCCGCGCGCCGAACAGAATCGAAGCGTGCAGGTGGACCTGCGCTACCTCGGCCAGGGCTTCCAGCTCACCATCGACACCACCCTCGACGCCCTGCGCAGCGAGGGCCTAGATGCTGTAGGCAAGCAATTCGAAGCGATGCACACGCAGCTGTTCACCTTCGCCCTGCCCGTGGAGCTCGAGATCGTCAACCTACGCGCCGTCGTAGAAGGCTCAGGTACCGAAGTGACCGCCGAGAAGGTGGAGAGCGGCGGCGCCGATGCCGCGGCGGCCGCCATCGGCAAGCAGGACGTCTTCATGGACGATGAGGATCGGGAGGCGGTGATCTACGATCGCTCGAAGCTGAAGGCCGGCAACGTGGTCCCAGGGCCCGCCATCGTGGTGGAGATGGACTCGACGTCACTCATTCTCTCCGACCACAACGGCACCGTTGACGAGTACGGCAACATCATCATCCGCCCGGTTGGCGCGTAAGGTAGGTAGAGCACCATGACCGCAACAGTTGTTCAGACCAACGAGACGCCCTTCGCCAAGGTGGACGTCGATCCCATCACCCTCGACATCGTCGAAAACGCCCTGCGCAACGCGCGTTACGAGATGGACACGGTGCTGTTCCGCACGGCGATGTCCCCAGGCATCCGCGAGCAGCACGATGAGTTCCCGATGATCGCCAACCCCGACGGCAAGATGGTCGTCGGCCAGTTTGGCTCCTTCATCCACGGCTTTATGGAAGGCTACGACGGCACCATCGAAGAGGGCGACGTGATCCTCACGACAGACCCCTACGAGTGCCGCGGCGCCATCTCCCACGCCAACGACTGGCTCGTGCTACGCCCCGTGTTCGCCAGCGGCCGCCTTATCGCTTGGGCCGCCATGTTTGGCCACATGACCGACATCGGCGGCAAGGTGCCCGGCTCCCTGCCGACCGACGCACGCCAGATCTACGAGGAAGGCATCGTGGTGCCGCCGACCAAGATCGTGAAGAAGGGCGAGCTGCAGGAGGACATCTTGAAGCTCATCCTGCACAACTGCCGTCTGCCGCACTGGAACCTATCGGATTTCAACGCCATCCTTGCCGCGTGCCGTACCGCCGACCGGCGCATCCAAGAGATGTCCGTGCGCTTTGGTGAGGACGTGATCGTAAGCGCCATGCAGGAGCTCCTCGATCGCAATCACCGCGCCATGCATCACCTCATCACCACGCAAATCCCAGAGAAGAAGCAGTTCTTCGAGGACTACATCTGCGACGACGGCATGGGCATGGGGCCCTACAAGATTCGCTGTGCCATGTGGCGCGAGGGTGACAAGGTCATCTTCGACTTCGAGGGCACCGACCCGCAGTCCATCGGCAGCATCAACTTCTATCTCAATGAAGAGATGTTCAAGATGTTCTGCGGCGTGTTCATGATCATGGTGTTCGACCCGCAGATCCTGTTCAACGACGGCTTCTATGACCTGATGGAAGTGCGGATTCCGGATGGGACGCTGCTCAAGCCGCAGCGGCCGGCGGCGTTGTCATGCCGAACGCATGCGTTGGGTCGGATCTTCGATGTGATCTCTGGACTCTTCGGCCAGGGCAACCCGGACTTCCTGTGCGCCGCGGGCTTCTCCGACAGTCCTCACTTCATGTACTCGGGGTACAAGGAGGATGGGGAGTGGTACCAGCTGTATCAGATCGGCTTCGGCGGTATTCCCGGCAAGCCGATGGGTGATGGGCCTGATGGACACTCGCTGTGGCCTGCGTTCACGAACGTGCCCAACGAATTCCTCGAGTGCAACTTCCCGCTGCGTATCGATGTGTACGAGACGCTGGCGGACAGTGGTGGACCGGGGATGCACCGTGGTGGCAACGGCTTGCGCATGGGCTATCGCTTCCTGGCCGACGGCGAAATCTCGATCCATGACGATCGCTGGCTGACCTACCCGTGGGGGGTGAACGGCGGGCTGCCCGGCGAGCGGAGCCGTAAGATCCTCGTGCGCACGGACGGTTCCGAAGAGCTGATGCCTTCCAAGTGCGATCACGTGAAGGTGAAGAACGGCGACCTGCTCTACTTCGACACCTGGGGCGGTGGCGGCTGGGGTGACCCGTATGAGCGCCCGGCCGAACGGGTGGCGCAGGACGTGGAAAGGGGCCTGGTGACCCAGGAGGGTGCCCGTCGCTACGGAGTCGTTGTCAACGAGGACTACACGGTGGACGAGGGTGCGACCGAGGCTCTGCGGACGAAACTGCGCGCGGCGCGGCCGGAGAAGAAGCTCTTCGACCGCGGCGGCGAGCTCAGCGAGCTGATCGAGCGCTGTGAAGCTGAGACTGGCCTGAAGCCTCCGAGCAAACCGCAGTTCCTCGCCCGCTTTACGCGCGGCGCGACCCGCGGCGCGGCCTAAGGGACTCGTTTAAACCGGAGCCGCCGCGGCGGGGAGGCAAGCAATGGCTGAGCACGAGGATGCAGGATACGGCGCAGTACCGGTGGGCTTCGGCCAGCGCGCCGCCGTGTTGGTGGTGGATTTCCAGAAGGGGTTTACCCAACCTGAGTACGAGCTGGGCAAGTCCGAGCATGTGGCCCGTGCCGTGGCGAACACAGCGAAGCTGCTGGAAGTGGCGCGGCCACGTGGGCTGCCCGTGGCGAAGTGCTACACAGCTTACGAGTCCAAGCGAGACATTCCCTACTGGAAGGTGGAGGTGCTGTACAAGGACTTCTTCTACGGGCACCCCTCTACGGAAATCGATGAGCGTGTGCACGATCCGGAGCACGACTTCACCTTCTGCAAGACGGCGCCTTCGATCTTCTTCGAGACGCCGCTGAAGACGTTTTTAATCAAGCATCAAGTTGATACGGTGATCATCACCGGGTGTACTACTAGTGGCTGTATTCGGGCGTCGATCATCGATGCGTTTTCTAATGGGTATCGGGTGATCGTGCCGGAGGATTGTTGTGGGGATATGGCGGAGGGGCCGCACCATGACAATCTGCGTGATGTGGGGCGGCGGTATGCGGATGTGGTTACCTTGGAGGAGGTGATCACTCGTCTTGCCGGGAGCTAAGTGGGGCAGACTTGCGCCCGCGGTCTCGTGATCTAAGCCAGCCGCGCGGCCCTTAGGGGGACTACCGCGCCAGCGCGGCGAGACGACGAAAAGTCGACGTTGTGGCGAGATCTGACGCAACACTCTCTACGTGATCTAGCAGGTCTGGGAGATCAAACGGGACAACCGCACGATCGGACGTACCGATGGACAGGTCCAACAGCGTTAACAGTGCTTTGGCCTTGTCTTTGCTATCCACTTGCCTGATCTTGGGTTGCCCATCGGTGTCTCCGTAGAGCCCGTACTCAAGGCTGGACCAGCAGTCGAAGGGCACGATGAATCGCTCGATCGCAGCGACGGCGGCCGAGAAACGATCGCCTGACGCGGCGGGAATTTCCACCAATGACTTGCTCACGCCGGGCGTCGACAGCGACTGCTCTTGCGGCCACACCTCCTTTAGAAAGGGCTCCACTGCCGAGTCGAAGATGGCCTCTGGCGATAGCGCTGGATCGCTTGGAGCCCCCGCAGCCATCTCGCGGAGGAACTGACTGACTGATCCGGCAGCGTGTACTCTAGCTTCACCGTCGAGTGAGCGAAGCACCTGCTGAACCCTTGCATGAGATACGGCTGGCGTTCTCGATAATCGCAGTGAATGCAACGATTCAACGACGAGACTGAAGATGAGAGATCCCTGAGACTCACGACCAAGTCCTCTATCTGGAGCCCGCTCTGCCATGCTCGCCCCAATGACTTTCAGCACCTCGTGATAGCGTGTTCTGAGAGCAACCGCCCTCCATAGCGCTACCGACTCCGATGAGTCCGATAGCAGAGGCTCAACCAGGTGCTCTCGGGTCCATCGATCATCGGCGGCCAGGAAGTAAGGTAGCTCGGCGATTAGCCGGTGACGAGTGATTCGGCCCGAGTGTCCAGGGGCGTTAGCGATGTCGTCTCTCATCCGTGCTAGGTCAGGGTTGGTGGCGAACGGAGTCGGCTCTGCATGGAGCTTGGGGAGCCCAGCGAGAAACAACCCCACCATCTTGCCCGTGGGGGTGTTGAGTGTATCTAGATCCATGGGCTCGGAACTGGAGCTGGACTCGATAACGGTATCGAGGTCGGTCCTTCCCTCCGTCCTCGGGTCATTGTTCGTGGCTGTGACTGAAACGGGCCAGAGGCGCTCCCAAACGGCCATGGTATTCGGATCTCTCCACACGCACGCAGCCCAGTTGGAAATCCAGGTTGTGATGCCGCTGACTGCCTGCAAAGTGGTCGCATCGGGCAGTGTGTGTAGTGAATCCATGAGTCGGCTGGCGAGCCTCTGCTTGGCGCCATCTGGTCGCTGATCGGATGGCTGATGTGCCCAGCCGAAACGCTCCCACACCCTTGGAGCTTCCCCAGCGCGATCTCCAGCCGCATAGAAGTCATCGACAAGCTTGTCGGCGTTTCCTGCTTGGTTGATCCAGTCCTCCGCCCCTTTTGCTGGATCATCGCGCCAACTGCTTCGGGTGCTTCCCAGAGCCCCTTCGAGTGCCGTCAGCCGTTGGAGTCCAGTGAGCGAATCGAAGCGACGGTCGGGGGTGTCGGGTACGCTCTCGACTCGAATAGACTCGGGGAATCCATGGTCGACCTGCGTCATTGCGGACAGGTCTGGGAAGCGGACTATCCTTTCGGCTAGCCACGCCTCATCTTCTGCAGGAAGCGCTGCGCCGGCGGCTCTGATGCGCTGGAGTTCCCGTGCCGCCCAATGGTGTCTCGCGTCGTCCAACGCGGATGATGGGAAGTCTCTCGCCCATAGGTTCTTCGGGGGCAGTCTGCGGATACGATTCGCTACCCGCTTTTGGGCAGTAACGCTCATGTCACGGAATCTGCGCGCTCGCAGCTCGGCGATCTCTGGGAACTCCCCTACGTCCCAGTACTGTCGGTTGCTCCGTGACTGGAGAAAGCTGACTACAGTGCTGTGGTGAGCAATTGCTGGGTCTCTTGCGAGGGCTGCCCACAGACGGGTTCGGATCGGGTCGAGGCAAGC comes from Pseudomonadota bacterium and encodes:
- a CDS encoding ABC transporter ATP-binding protein yields the protein MIELHDVSKVYRTSTVETTALRNVSVDVGAGEFIAIMGPSGCGKSTLLNVLGMLDSPSSGRYVFDGEDVAGYGEGRLAQLRKRSIGFIFQSFNLVDELTVAENVMLPLLYQKVPARERRQRVQTVLEKINIAHRADHRPQQLSGGQQQRVAVARVVVTNPKLILADEPTGNLDSANGEEVLNLLNQLNEEGTTIIMVTHDATHANHASRTVHMLDGSVLAENVVPAPRHGREVAHA
- a CDS encoding ABC transporter permease — encoded protein: MLDNYLRVAWRHIAGNPLFSAINVIGLAIGLASCIVITLFVRYELSYDKHWVDAERTHRVVRDFYGNNLRLAAVAPPIGPLLQQDFPEVEDQVRMLVPGQVTLTVDGEPRVENHMVVADTHAIDFLGLEVLEGDAASALASPTSLVMTRRGAERYFGSEPAVGKTLQLMGRLELTVTAVIEDLPPNTHMAFEMLASITAVPLLLGEDQLENWGSNNYYTYLRLQSGTSPEALEERFPSFLIKHLGENANDGTGLELQAIGDIHLHSNRDAEWRANGSINNVYTFSAVALFVLLIACINFMNLTTALSTQRAKEVGVRKVIGASRGQLVAQFLGESILLTALAMLLAVALVELTLPLFASFVERPLEIDLLSPNALLALVGGTLLVGVFAGSYPALFLSQFRPAQVLKGRDASTGSNLLRRVLVVFQFATSIALLIATGVVMLQMQYARNLDLGYDKSRNLTSGLPFFAPLWELYEPMKQALEAHPDIESAVYSSRVPGMQNLDGGGYVGPDVQFTRENVMAIADLKVDYQWFDHYDIEFLAGGTFLESQRRVEAPTPENPVTQGGAVLNESAARRFGWSPEEAVGQVIRSAADADLTMFIEREVMGVIPDIHFSSLHHEIKATVFAEPNTGYGRSISVKIAPGDPASAIAHFEDVWRRLVPNTPPEWEFLDQRFDALYRGEGRQAQMFATFSGLAIFVATLGLFGLAAFTTDRRTKEIGVRKVMGAGVGDIVLLLTGDFSRLVLLANLIAWPVAWFFMNDWLTRFVYRVPTLDWAWLFVASGLAALVVATLTVGLQASRAAMARPVLALRYE
- a CDS encoding alpha/beta hydrolase codes for the protein MPSVHINGHDMYYEIHGEGDPAICMGGWGTYCHGNTGNLARGLTDRYQTLIIDYRGIGESSDDPTIPATMELHAEDVIGLLDHLGWRRVHFVGLVGMGACIAQRVAIARPDLVRSMVNMGCWAAVDDYLTDQLNMFLDVHVKQGFEAFQRFVCFMSFLPEFYNENRGRLVHPDGPWSELRGREVTHGRLIDACVSHDVRELLPQVQAPTLVIHAARDMVTSPRYTGVIEALLPNVEAVTMEDVAHVVAGREQKIAFCEILFDFLERH
- a CDS encoding CoA transferase, coding for MSDSPAAPFGPLAGLRALEMGQLLAGPFCGQLLGDFGAEVIKLEQPGRGDPMRDWGREKANGESLWWPVVSRNKKCITLNARERAGQELILSLVEKSDFLVENFRPGTLERWNLSYDALKAVNPGLILVRVTGYGQSGPYAARAGYGAIGEAMGGLRYVVGSPDRPPSRMGISIGDTLAATFACVGALSALHHRHVTGEGQVVDSAIYEAVLNVMESLISEFDATGFVRERTGAILPNVAPSNVYPTSDGEHLIAANQDSVFTRLSAAMGRPELAEDERYVSHNARGEHQEELDNLIADWTRTLDGKSLEDLLNEHSVPNGRIYRAPEMLEDAHFKARDAIIRLAHPSFGEIAMQNVAPKLSATPGGIRFAGAALGEHNDEVYGDLLGLDAQRRSALQADGII
- a CDS encoding hydroxymethylglutaryl-CoA lyase: MSSNASQPRQRVEIVEVGPRDGIQSQPTLLSTEQKLTFVERLISAGVRRIEVASFVNPKRVPQMADVDELLARLPRPPGVRYLGLVLNERGYERALATQIHEVNCVVVATDTFNQRNQRVTTQESLEAVGRIAQAAARDGVTCGVTIGAAFGCPFEGEVSPPRVVDLVKALEDYGVAEVALADTIGVAAPSDVSHMLDLLAQAGSPPPRCHFHNTRNTGLANAYAALEAGVRALDASCGGVGGCPFAPAATGNIGTEDVLYMIDRMGFDARIDIEGIMDTTRWLGDILDATMPAMVTRAGVFPAPPAA